ATTGACAACTggaacaatgacaatgacaacacGAACACCAACAATGACAACAGGAACACAATGGCAACAACAAGAACACTGACAATGACAACAGGAACAATGACAACAACAGGAACACCAACAATGACAACTGGAACAATGACAACAAGAACAATGACAACAGGAACAGCGACAACAGAAACACCAACAATGACAataagaacaacaacaaaacttgcAGTCAACATCATTACTAGACCAGAATCTAAAAAAAGTGCACGTCAAATTTAGTGtacacaaaaatatttcataattttaaccATTCAAATCAAACTCATATTTACTTCAGTGCCAAACGTGGGCACGAagttaaaaatatatgtacatcaacactGATGAGTTATGGTGTTGTTTCCTGCTTCTGAGAGCAGTAAATGTAAGAAACACACAATTGATTGTACTGGAGGGGTTTATTGATTAGAAATGTTGGCAAGTAATATTTAGTATGATATAGACATGTGTGCTACTCGAATGAATGAGTGcatgtaaatttaaaaacttACACATCAATGGATTTGTGTATATACTATAGCTATTTTGGAATAGATGCATGTAGACTTACAAATGTGTGAGAAAATTAATGTGTGGTCTTTCCAGAAATTGATTTTTCTTTCTGCTTGCTTGACACGTTTTGTAGGatgtttttacaaattgtgagaagtgaaaatatttatatggAATTTACATTATGATTTCTTTACATCAATATGTTATCAGCagtttttactgtattttagttTTAAGAAATAAACTAAATTAAACACTTACTGGAAACATACAGTGTGTTGGTGGTATGAGATATGTGAAATAGAAAGAGAGAGGGAGAAATGTGAGACATTGACGTATACATCAATGCACACgtgcagacacatacatacatacatacgcactcacacacacatacatacatacatacatacatacatacatacatacatacatacacacatacattcatacatacatacacacatacatgcatacatacacgcacacacacacttacatacacgcacacatacatacatacatacatacataaagacagacatacacacacctacatacatacctacatacacacatacatacatacatacatacatacatacacacacacacacacacacacacacaggatgCAAGACAATATTGATTGAAACCTTCAGCCTAAACCAACGTTCCctgaaaatatttcacctgAACCCACAAAGCATTTTCTACGAAACCTTGGCCAacaacctttttgaaaatatgccCTGTAACTACCAATATCTTACAAATCTTGCATAACAACCCATCTTCTCTGAAATCTTGACCATCACAATCTTTGAAATCTTATCCCACCACTAAAGTCTTTTCCCAAATCCATCTCCTCTAAAATCTTATCCCACAGCTCTCCTCAGCTATCTTACTCTACATCAAACTTTCTCTGAAATCTTGTACCATGGCACACCTTTTCTAAGCGCTTTGAACATGGCATGGGAAAGCGCTATaaaagaacccaacattattctAAAAGTAATCTTACATCCAAAATTAACATACCACAGGACACGTTTTCTGTAAAAGGTGTTTTTaatcttgtaaagaaatctGGGCACATCTCTGTATTATAACTCAAGAAATAATGTTATGACAAGAAGGGTATACAAAACAGTTCACATAATATAGAAAGAGTAAACCTGCTTACAACACGATTAAAGCAGGGGATTGGGCGTGGTAGTCATCTGTTTCACATGTCTTGGGGTCCCATGCTACTAAAACTTAGCCAGTAACTAAGGATGCTTTAACAAAAATTTGTTTCTGAGCACAAATCTACGAGACTATACGTCATGTAGCTCTGCCTTTACTGGCCTCTCTCTGAGGCGGTTGTTCTATATGTGAGGGTTCCCCACCATGACATACCTTAGAGACAAGACGTCTACATGATTACTTCCCCAAGTGAAATGTGGCTGTGACGTTCTGCCAGTAAACTAAATTCCACATGAGTGGTTAGAACTTTGGAGGGGTAAAAGTTTACATAATGATCATGACATGTGACACAACACATcctgtttgtcaacaaacaacaGCATTTAATTTGCACATATATCTGATACCACTGAACTTTTAAATGAAAAGATAATTATGTCATTGACTGGAGAATATTTGCAAAACAGAGTGCACTGTACACAAAACTTAtttttataaacaatgtaacatacTTCATAATGTCATCTGCTTAACAAGGACTAATGCCACACAACATAGACAATGTACTTAAAAGATAATGTTAACATAGAAAAATTATAAATTCTTTtacaacacaaatacatttgtagTGCATGTAACTAACATACATATGTTAACCCTACAATTTTAGTAGCATCAGTCAGTAAACAGAATGGAATTCGGAAACTtgataaaaaatattcagtCTGTACAGTGATGTCATTGAATTGTACACAATTGTTATATCAAGCATGTGGTCGCATATTTTGCTCTCCAACACTGACTGATGACTGAGTGGCAGTTCGGTAAACATTACATCTCTTAAAAGCAATTTGTGACTTTACATTGAAAACCACAAATATGGACTATATGAGCTGTCTATAGCTACCAGTTACTAACTGAGAATATGGGACATTATAACTAAGTTTATGTATTGGGTTGGAAATTTGGGCAAAAggatataatatacatttcaatAAAGATAAGGCTTTACTTGAATAGAACTGTATCTAACATAGATCCTaaacactgtacaatatttgatGTCATCAGCACCTCTACATGTTCTTCTAAATGTCTCTTAGGATCTAATTTGCCAACATTCTTGACTGCTAGCTGTTCTGCTGTCATCTGATCTTCCTCTTCCACAGCCTgttaatgtaaataaatacaagatACAAGTATTATATCCTGTCAAGTATACAATTGGCAATGATGTAAAACCTAACAAAGAATTCCCTGGTTTAATAGCTAGGAATACCATCCTCAGTGTCCTTCAGTTGCTTTGGCCaagaaaacagtaaaaaaaaacctgcCCGGGCAATGAGGGGGAGGATGGGAGTTTTCTTGTTGGCCTACTTTAATAGCCTAGTATCAGTGTATATCCATTTAATGATATTTGCATTTCCATCTCTATCATGTTGTGTTAACtttgataacatattttattttctatagaCTACATTTCTTACATTGATATTATATACCGATCAACAGATGCATGGATACTTGTAATCAAATCATTCAGTAATTTCCAGATATTAAGTCCTGCATGGAACATACTACTTTTCCATAGCTGTATTGGAATGTTTTGACGTATCGTTCTGTAATTTCTTTGAATGATCAGATTTTgaaagttgtgtgtgtgtttccatTTGATGTAACTttggagcctgtaaatgggactagttcccataggttttcccaataaataaataaataaataaataaataaacaaataaataaataaagagacCTTATTTAGTATTGTGATGCACTGCTGAAGTATGCACAcctgttttgtttacattcagTCTGTGTAAAAACGATGGTAACTGAACTAGGACTATATACTTCCAATATTCCAACCATGGATAAACCCTACCTAGTACCTATTTGAGAGGAGATACCAGGGTTGTctacaaacaaagactttgtTTACTACTTACCTTATTATAACTCTTTGCTAATTCTAACATTTCTTTAACAGTTGTCTCGTTGACTGAACAATGTTCATTGTAATCTTTTAATGTAAGACCATCAATCCAACTTTTCTTGTGAAGGTTCAATAACATCTGAGAACGAGATAGAAACATGCGATAAATACACACTACATGTGATAACAATATAAACTTTATTAATCTAAATAAAAGTTTGGAAATTCACTAGGGTTGCCATTGTGCAGCACCTTAATATTCTAGTGAGCTATAGTTGGTATCAGATTTGCAGTGATTTATTTTGGACTTGCTAGTAAAGAATAACTCAAGTCAGATTTGGACTTAGAATATCAAATCTTGTACATTCTAGAATCTGCTTGACTTTTTAGTTATCTTTCAAACTGTGCTATCGACATCAACTAATAATTTCAATGTGTTTCCACAACTACATCTTCAGTACACAATTTGAAGTGCTGGTAGTGAAACTATGATGAGTACCAGCTCAGATAAGTAGGCCATAGTAAATGGCTAAGGCTTACGACTGTATGCTTGCACATAACTAGAAAGGGTACACATATTTCTGACAACCAGGAGGTGACAATGTTCAATaagttcataaaatgtatgtgtttCCACATCATAAGCAAGAGTCTACAGACCTTCTGTTTACTCTTCATATAAAGCCATTGTGATGTACAAAACTCACCGACACagacattatttcaaaataacagaTTTTACGAAATCAGATCACCCTACCTTTTGTTCCAGTTCATTTTTCCTATAGTTGATAGCTATTGAGTAGTAATGTCTATTGAGTCCATGTATTAATGCCTGTATTGATGGTTTCTGTAGATGCCCAAGATTAGATGTGGTCTGTCTGGGTTCCTGTCCTAACACCATCATGTTAGGATTGATCAGTCTAAATGCATCGATAACAACCTACaggaaatgaacaaaattaGATTTATGCATTTATTGCCGACTGACAGTTTGTTATTTCtcttgtgtttgtgtgttgtaTATGTGAAGTGATAATTCTGCAAGGATTCAAGGTCGAGATGGATGTACAGCAATCAGTCCAATAGTGACTGGTCAGTCTACTTTTCTGCATTAATTTGTGTCACACAAATTAGTTTGATGCTTTATctagtttttaaaatgtaatgttaGAGCTGTATATAACAGGTTTTGACTTTCATTTATCACTAGTCTAAAATTACTGAACAACTcccacccccactcccaccccCAATGACATGCTACCTATCCCCTTTCCAATATCTGTAAAATGATCTTACTTTTCCTTTCATACTCTGTATTGGGCTAAAACTACACCCTTCCCCCTTCCCTTTCCAATCACAGTAAACTGGTCTTACCTTTCCTTTCACACTCTGTATGGGGTCAACTACTACAGCTACAGCTCTCTCTGACAAGGCTTCAAAACTCTGTTGTGTATTGATATCAACACCTGACAACCAGCATCCAAACCCTGGATGTGAATGGTACCAACCTACTACCATCTCAGGTCTAGATACGAATAGAGACATGCACCGTATTAGACATCACATCTATAAATctcaaaatcacattttgataGATTACAACACAAATGCTGAacttcttttgacattatacatacaatacgCCACAATCTCggtttatatgtaaatttaatatgaAGACTTTAAATATTATATTCCTACTTAACCACTTGTTaatcaattctcagtacctgtaatagcattttatctcatgcttgAGAGTCAAAGTACATCAAAAATGCTGACTTATTCTTATGCATACCTATAGTAATACACATGCAATGCACAACCGGAAGTCATGGTGTCTACCATTGAACATGAAATCAAATGATCACTACTTTTAAGTGATAGAAATTCGATTTTCTGATACCAAGAATTGTATCACAATATTAAACATGGAATTCCAAAACAGCAGCTGTAACCTTCCATGCTGATAATCACTAGTCTACATCATAGTTTCATTAACACAATGgtcttttcattttaattcacaaaatgatattaaatattcattttcacatCCTACCTTCCTGTCTGCTTTAACATGTCCAACATTTTGGCTTGGAATACTGGGTCTACAGCTTCTACACTGACACCCTAAGACAGtgaaaataacatgtacatgtaaattagacACCCTAggtaaatatattaaatacaaacCCATCTCTTCTCTTTCTTCAgacatacatctatacatgtatgtaaaactaCTCAATAGGCATCATGGTTTTTATGTGGTGTAGTATTTAACTACTCTTTTGATAATCTGCTCTTCTGCTTTCAAGTCATTCAAGATAGTTTGTCTTGTTGAAATTTATGATCAACAAATTGAACAATGACATAGAATTCTTTCATTCTTTCTAATCAAAGCCATTTGATATATACAATAACTCATTTCAGGAATATTAATAatcagaaatattcattttgtgcTGACAATCTTTAGCACTGATTAAACATGGACTCCATACTGTCCTATCCAACAGTGGCTTGTGTAGAATAGAATTGGTACTGTTTCACTGCTAAGTACTTTGTGTACAGTATGGGTACTGTTTTACTACTAATCATGTTTGATTGTCAAGTAATCAATACTGGTTGCTAAGTACTCAATTGTGTAGAAATGACAGTGATTATCAGTGTACCCGCTAAGCCACTTTGATTGATGAAATTTCTTTTGATGCACcacaatttggtgttccccaaaATACTATGTGGTTAGACTCACAAGTAAACCCATTTTTgctcattttgacccacaacaaattTGTTGCCTTTCATAGGTCAAGCACACTAATGATATATACAAGTTACTTGTATGACGACAATACTATGGCTACTACAGAATAGTAAATATCTTACAGTTCCTGACTGTGGCATAGCAAAGACATCAATAACTCTAACAGTGTAGTCATCTACAAATTCTCCCAACATCAATCCCATAACTTCCATTGGTACTCCAGCACGGCCATGCTTCAACATCTAGAAACAAAcaaagtatatataatattattctaaCATTTTCTCCAAATAAAAGAATCATTAAACAAAAACAGTTTTCTTGTGATTATGAACCAAAATGAATCTGCAGGTCCTGGATGCGACTTAAATTGAAAAATCTGCTTGTGTTTGGTCAGTAGTGAATCTTTCAGTCTGTTGgtgcagggctcgaaattagcgGTAGTCTCGCGTCAATTGACTACCAGtttttccaaaatgactacCAAGTTCGAAAACTGGTAGTCATCCTTGACTACCACGAAAATCCTAGGGACGCCAACCCACCGTATGCATGGAAGGCCTGCTGACAAGTTGGCAATGTAGCGTGAGCGCTGGACTCTATAGCTATGTGTGATTAGATGCGGCTGGCATGTTTGATATTGCTTACTTTGTGATGTTACAAATGCCATAACGTCTACTCACACAACACTCTATtgatttcatgactgtttcATTATCTTTTCCATGTCACACAGTTgcgatcaaaatgatacaaaacttaGGAAAATATACAGAATAAAATCATTCTCCCACCACTAATCGcgaatgtaatatattttacaacTAGTCATTCAATATTAGGATACCTCAATTTAGTGGAAGGATGAAAATTTACGTCGTTTATCAAAGCCCTTAGCGGAGGAGACAAATCCTAGCCGCAATCAGAATGACTTCCTGTGTTTAtagatagtaacagataagattTGAGGGACGTGCCTTGGCACATACCATTTCTCTCTAGGGTTGGGTCATagcatgttattttttaatgtaagggaaactgaaatggatggtgaccgtgtgtattttttatcatatGACGTTTTATCTTTTgcaaagtaaataataataaatagcataaatgctcagatttgaGAGCATTTGTGTTATAAGTTTGACAAACAACCCACACACCCGAAATGGAATGAGCCactaatcattacatgtaactctaCACCTCACACCGTTACTGATTCAGTGACATAAACTACAACATGGAAAGTACATAATTTTGCTGTGTGACTAGCGATTTAGTTAGGGTtttgaagtttatttctgtCAATCTCTCAGTCACgtcctgtatatatgtttgaggCCAGTAactgtttggtgtgtgtgtgtgtggggggggtggggggtggggtgggggggggaggggtttgtacatgtatacatgtgtgtgtgactgaatgaatgtaaaatatgtgtatatttattatgtatgtgttatgCCAAAATTTGTGTCACTGTCAGTTTGAGGTTTCCAAGTGGACATTGCAAAATAAGAGCTTGGTACacaataatcatttatatgatatttatttactatgataCTACTgtagtatattacatgtattattttaggacaggtcaaatgtttgcataatatgaatGTCACTAATTGCATGAAAAAAACTTGGGTGTTATCAGAATGTTTATTACTTAAAGTTACTTGGTCTGCAACTGaatgtttttacattatttcgATGCACATTAAATACTTACACAAAACTACTCTAGTACAAGTGTAAAAAGGATACATGACGTGAATTGTATGAAAATTCATCTTCCGGCGTTGTTTCTGAGCGATAAAGTTTGAGTTGACCCCACGGCAGAATATGTATGACCCGCCATGATTCAAAACGTTCAGAATCGATCACCTGACAACCACATGTAATGAGCATGCGCAGAAGTAATTTATGCGGTGACCTAGCTCGGTGACCTATGCCCGGCCGGCCCAGGATCGGAACGTGACCCAGCCATGTCAGATGtaagtatataaacaaatacacgTGTTTCTAACCAGTGTTTTCGAGATCTTTCCACCACATATTGCAAATCTGTAAATGTGTCATCGCTTGATGAGAATATGTAGACGATTTGTGCAAATAGTAAAATCTTTATTGTGTGTGACATCGTGATGGCATGGGCTCTAGATCTAATAAACTGGTGATTtgtttgcacaaaccaagtTTTATGGCCatcaaagtacaaaaacaaTTGCGTTGTGTGAAGGTCAAAGTTATTTGGGACATGTAACGAGCAGAAAGCATTACTTTTGCCGACAAATCGAACCagaatttacaaatacaattgtTTTTTCAGGAAActtccatttgaaataaattgtgcAAGAATGCAACTTTTTTGGCTGCAATTTTTGTGCATAGTATTGGTTATTTCCCCAATGTGTCATGATACTCATTGATAGGTCCCATACGATTccaaatgttttttgttttattttcctttaatctgtccattatcaaatgtatgcaaaatatatgtattgtttcattattttcaagtaaatacatgtaataaagtacataagggagtgtccagattttacttcaaGGGGGACCCCAGAGGATTTCCacttttccttgtgtatttttttcaagcccccccccccccccccccacaaaaacttgggaaaaattgatgcccccctGCAAGTACTTTATttttccatgccccccccccccccatagactcacacatatacacaaacacactttgtggagtcatgatgggtgaatggttagcgtggcTTGAAATCTACAgattgcaggttcgagccctgttgcTGCCTGCTGTTTATTtttgagtggctaaagtccttgggcaaaatttgaaccatgactgtgcctcagtcaaacCAACTGTATAACCGGGGACCTGGtgggatgtaggttgcaatgtgaaggctttaatcctatgtgcttaaatggctgcaatggattgtatgctccccagggagttgaggaagactaaagggccgctGTGCCGTTTCCGAGCCAGGGATAATAattaaagcactttgagcatggagtgggaaag
This Glandiceps talaboti chromosome 13, keGlaTala1.1, whole genome shotgun sequence DNA region includes the following protein-coding sequences:
- the LOC144444526 gene encoding 26S proteasome non-ATPase regulatory subunit 14; protein product: MDRLLRLGGGGLSGLGGGTPPSDAPMVDTAEQVYISSLALLKMLKHGRAGVPMEVMGLMLGEFVDDYTVRVIDVFAMPQSGTGVSVEAVDPVFQAKMLDMLKQTGRPEMVVGWYHSHPGFGCWLSGVDINTQQSFEALSERAVAVVVDPIQSVKGKVVIDAFRLINPNMMVLGQEPRQTTSNLGHLQKPSIQALIHGLNRHYYSIAINYRKNELEQKMLLNLHKKSWIDGLTLKDYNEHCSVNETTVKEMLELAKSYNKAVEEEDQMTAEQLAVKNVGKLDPKRHLEEHVEVLMTSNIVQCLGSMLDTVLFK